From one Maniola jurtina chromosome 5, ilManJurt1.1, whole genome shotgun sequence genomic stretch:
- the LOC123865467 gene encoding alpha-N-acetylgalactosaminidase-like isoform X2, protein MGVYLLVLCFVFAYLSSVVELLDNGLARRPPMGWMSWGYYMCGVDCRKNPLKCLDEKLILSVADTFYKEGYLEAGFEYIIIDDCWSEKKRDEYGRLVPDSERFPRGMKYIADYIHKLGLKFGMYTNIAKTTCMGYPGSRDYFKRDAKMFAEWDVDYLKVDGCFVEEDYLNTAYIKLGAHLNTTGRPMVYSCSWPYYIEFIHHKQPDYESVSKYCNVWRSYHDVVTSWRAIKTIITHYQNEYEHLYKFHGPGHWNDPDMLQKQVTLWVKPHLPRKGDKYHSVSFALVNLSEEEVTVSFTPGQYGLNSTDRYTVMDIFSQFFIKNITLSETLEVDVPAEDAIIYTTFPL, encoded by the exons atgggTGTGTATTTGTTGGTGTTGTGTTTCGTTTTCGCATATTTGTCGAGTGTAGTGGAACTTTTGGATAATGGATTGGCTCGGCGGCCTCCCATGGGCTGGATGTCGTGGGGCTACTATATGTGCGGCGTGGATTGCCGTAAAAATCCTTTGAAATGTCTCGA CGAAAAGCTAATATTATCTGTGGCAGATACATTCTACAAAGAAGGTTACTTAGAAGCAGGGTTTGAATACATAATCATTGATGACTGTTGGTCAGAAAAGAAGAGGGATGAATATGGCAGACTTGTACCTGATAGTGAGAGGTTCCCTCGTGGAATGAAGTATATTGCTGATTAT ATACATAAACTGGGGCTAAAGTTTGGCATGTACACAAACATAGCAAAAACAACTTGTATGGGCTATCCTGGCTCAAGGGACTATTTCAAGAGAGATGCCAAGATGTTTGCTGAATGGGATGTGGACTATTTGAAGGTTGATGGCTGTTTTGTTGAAGAGGACTATCTTAATACAG CATACATAAAGCTAGGCGCGCACTTAAACACCACGGGTCGGCCGATGGTGTATTCCTGTAGCTGGCCTTACTATATAGAATTTATACACCATAAACAG CCTGATTACGAGAGTGTATCAAAATACTGCAACGTGTGGCGCAGTTACCACGACGTGGTGACGTCATGGCGCGCCATCAAAACTATCATCACTCACTATCAAAACGAATACGAGCATTTGTACAAGTTCCATGGTCCTGGGCACTGGAATGACCCTGATATG ttACAAAAGCAAGTCACATTGTGGGTGAAACCGCATTTGCCGAGGAAAGGTGACAAATATCATTCCGTCTCTTTCGCGCTCGTAAATTTGTCTGAAGAAGAAGTTACCGTCTCTTTCACACCAGGACAGTATGGTCTGAATTCTACCGATAGGTATACTGTTAtg GATATTTTCAGtcaatttttcataaaaaatatcactttaaGTGAAACTTTAGAAGTCGACGTACCTGCTGAAG atgcTATAATTTATACGACGTTTCCATTATGA
- the LOC123865467 gene encoding alpha-N-acetylgalactosaminidase-like isoform X1: protein MGVYLLVLCFVFAYLSSVVELLDNGLARRPPMGWMSWGYYMCGVDCRKNPLKCLDEKLILSVADTFYKEGYLEAGFEYIIIDDCWSEKKRDEYGRLVPDSERFPRGMKYIADYIHKLGLKFGMYTNIAKTTCMGYPGSRDYFKRDAKMFAEWDVDYLKVDGCFVEEDYLNTAYIKLGAHLNTTGRPMVYSCSWPYYIEFIHHKQPDYESVSKYCNVWRSYHDVVTSWRAIKTIITHYQNEYEHLYKFHGPGHWNDPDMLIFGTGSLTDSQSRVHIAVYSMLAGPLLLSCDMTRISEYEKKLLLNLNLIAIAQDPLGVMAKPYVLQKQVTLWVKPHLPRKGDKYHSVSFALVNLSEEEVTVSFTPGQYGLNSTDRYTVMDIFSQFFIKNITLSETLEVDVPAEDAIIYTTFPL, encoded by the exons atgggTGTGTATTTGTTGGTGTTGTGTTTCGTTTTCGCATATTTGTCGAGTGTAGTGGAACTTTTGGATAATGGATTGGCTCGGCGGCCTCCCATGGGCTGGATGTCGTGGGGCTACTATATGTGCGGCGTGGATTGCCGTAAAAATCCTTTGAAATGTCTCGA CGAAAAGCTAATATTATCTGTGGCAGATACATTCTACAAAGAAGGTTACTTAGAAGCAGGGTTTGAATACATAATCATTGATGACTGTTGGTCAGAAAAGAAGAGGGATGAATATGGCAGACTTGTACCTGATAGTGAGAGGTTCCCTCGTGGAATGAAGTATATTGCTGATTAT ATACATAAACTGGGGCTAAAGTTTGGCATGTACACAAACATAGCAAAAACAACTTGTATGGGCTATCCTGGCTCAAGGGACTATTTCAAGAGAGATGCCAAGATGTTTGCTGAATGGGATGTGGACTATTTGAAGGTTGATGGCTGTTTTGTTGAAGAGGACTATCTTAATACAG CATACATAAAGCTAGGCGCGCACTTAAACACCACGGGTCGGCCGATGGTGTATTCCTGTAGCTGGCCTTACTATATAGAATTTATACACCATAAACAG CCTGATTACGAGAGTGTATCAAAATACTGCAACGTGTGGCGCAGTTACCACGACGTGGTGACGTCATGGCGCGCCATCAAAACTATCATCACTCACTATCAAAACGAATACGAGCATTTGTACAAGTTCCATGGTCCTGGGCACTGGAATGACCCTGATATG CTAATATTCGGCACAGGCTCGCTAACAGACAGTCAAAGTCGCGTGCACATAGCTGTATACTCCATGCTGGCGGGTCCTTTATTACTAAGCTGTGACATGACTAGAATAAGTGAATATGAAAAGAAGTTATTGCTCAATTTAAATCTGATAGCCATCGCCCAAGATCCATTAGGAGTCATGGCCAAACCTTATGTG ttACAAAAGCAAGTCACATTGTGGGTGAAACCGCATTTGCCGAGGAAAGGTGACAAATATCATTCCGTCTCTTTCGCGCTCGTAAATTTGTCTGAAGAAGAAGTTACCGTCTCTTTCACACCAGGACAGTATGGTCTGAATTCTACCGATAGGTATACTGTTAtg GATATTTTCAGtcaatttttcataaaaaatatcactttaaGTGAAACTTTAGAAGTCGACGTACCTGCTGAAG atgcTATAATTTATACGACGTTTCCATTATGA